From a region of the Paenibacillus sp. FSL R10-2734 genome:
- a CDS encoding cohesin domain-containing protein translates to MRSIRLYQKVVMVTLMAVILSWVSITNPAVNADASELETSATLVGSKGVVAPGESFTVKYGVTSVSSSVYAQDITFEFDPAVMAYVPDSIRSLVEGVIIVNEPSTSTPGKLRVILVSLGTQYPITSDAEIVELGFKAADVIKDTDGVIRLTQAIISNDQGVESGIKPASLTIQINTELPVDVNGDGKVSIGDLAIIAAKYGVDSSSSDWDKVKRLDLDRSGKIDVADLAMVAKKLVE, encoded by the coding sequence ATGAGAAGTATCCGATTGTATCAAAAGGTAGTTATGGTGACCCTTATGGCTGTGATTTTAAGCTGGGTATCCATTACGAATCCAGCAGTGAACGCCGATGCATCTGAATTAGAGACTTCAGCAACTTTAGTTGGAAGTAAAGGCGTCGTTGCACCTGGGGAGTCCTTCACTGTGAAATACGGAGTCACTAGTGTCTCAAGTAGTGTGTATGCACAGGACATTACTTTTGAATTTGATCCTGCTGTCATGGCATACGTTCCAGATTCTATCCGCTCTCTCGTGGAAGGTGTAATTATTGTCAACGAACCATCTACAAGTACCCCTGGCAAGTTGCGGGTTATCTTGGTAAGTTTGGGCACTCAATATCCGATTACCAGCGATGCTGAAATTGTTGAACTTGGTTTCAAAGCAGCAGATGTAATAAAAGACACAGACGGGGTTATCCGGCTTACTCAAGCGATAATAAGCAACGATCAAGGTGTAGAATCCGGAATCAAACCGGCATCCTTAACGATTCAGATCAATACGGAATTACCTGTAGACGTGAATGGTGATGGCAAAGTGAGTATTGGTGACTTAGCGATTATCGCAGCGAAGTATGGCGTAGATTCGAGCAGTTCGGATTGGGATAAAGTGAAACGTCTCGACCTCGATCGAAGCGGTAAGATTGATGTCGCTGATTTGGCGATGGTAGCGAAGAAATTAGTGGAGTAG